The proteins below come from a single Carnobacterium divergens DSM 20623 genomic window:
- a CDS encoding amino acid ABC transporter ATP-binding protein, with the protein MINVQHLKKTYGENVVLKDINEEINKGEVVVIIGPSGSGKSTFLRCLNLLEEPTAGDIIFEETTITKVDQKKLNQLREKMGMVFQNFNLFPHMTVLENLKIAPMKVKGLSEKEATDKGLDLLKKVGLEDKAAVYPASLSGGQQQRVAIARALAMDPDVMLFDEPTSALDPEMVGEVLKVMKDLAESGMTMVVVTHEMGFAKEVADRVLFMDGGYIVEDGTPIELFENPQTERAQDFLAKVL; encoded by the coding sequence ATGATTAATGTTCAGCACTTAAAAAAAACATACGGCGAGAATGTCGTTTTAAAAGATATCAATGAAGAAATAAACAAAGGAGAGGTAGTCGTGATTATTGGACCATCGGGTTCCGGTAAAAGCACATTTCTACGCTGTTTGAATCTCTTAGAAGAACCAACTGCAGGTGATATTATTTTTGAAGAAACAACGATTACAAAGGTAGACCAAAAAAAATTAAACCAATTACGAGAAAAAATGGGAATGGTTTTTCAAAATTTCAATTTATTTCCACATATGACGGTTCTTGAAAATTTAAAAATTGCTCCAATGAAAGTCAAAGGATTATCTGAAAAAGAAGCGACAGATAAAGGGTTAGATTTATTAAAAAAAGTTGGCTTAGAAGATAAAGCAGCTGTTTATCCGGCTAGTTTATCAGGAGGACAACAACAACGGGTTGCGATTGCTCGTGCTCTAGCGATGGATCCAGATGTAATGCTCTTTGATGAACCAACGTCTGCGCTTGACCCTGAGATGGTAGGGGAAGTATTAAAGGTAATGAAGGACCTAGCTGAATCAGGGATGACGATGGTGGTCGTGACCCATGAAATGGGCTTTGCCAAAGAAGTCGCGGATCGTGTTTTATTTATGGACGGTGGCTATATCGTAGAGGATGGAACGCCGATAGAATTATTTGAAAATCCTCAAACAGAACGTGCACAAGATTTTTTAGCAAAAGTATTATAA
- a CDS encoding cation diffusion facilitator family transporter, with translation MMEERYQELKIAERGAIVSIVAYLALSVAKLFIGNLAGSAALRADGLNNTTDIIASIAVLIGLRLARRPADDDHPYGHWKAETVASMVTSFIMLAVGLEVLYSAITKLIEGESVAPDPIAGYTAIASTFVMVAVYIYNRNLAKKIKSGALMAAAKDNLSDAWTSIGAAIAIFGSAFGMPWLDGLTAVIVALLILKTAIEIFRESAFSLSDGFNEEKLEEYKQAVLSINGVESVRTIKARNYGANTFVDVVIWTAPEMTVKHSHEITEEVEEMLLENFNVFDTKVHVEPSDIILPE, from the coding sequence ATGATGGAGGAACGTTATCAAGAATTAAAGATTGCGGAACGTGGGGCAATCGTTAGTATTGTAGCTTATTTAGCTCTTTCAGTTGCTAAATTATTTATTGGAAACTTAGCCGGTTCTGCTGCGTTACGAGCAGATGGTTTAAATAATACGACAGATATCATTGCTTCAATTGCTGTTTTAATTGGACTTCGACTTGCTCGTCGCCCAGCTGATGATGACCACCCTTATGGTCATTGGAAAGCTGAAACTGTTGCAAGTATGGTTACTTCCTTTATTATGTTAGCAGTGGGGCTTGAAGTGCTGTATTCTGCTATTACGAAGTTAATCGAAGGCGAAAGTGTTGCTCCTGATCCCATTGCTGGTTATACTGCGATTGCCAGCACATTTGTTATGGTTGCTGTTTACATTTACAATCGAAATTTAGCTAAAAAAATAAAAAGTGGTGCGTTGATGGCTGCTGCTAAAGATAATTTAAGCGATGCTTGGACGAGTATCGGAGCGGCGATTGCAATTTTTGGTTCGGCTTTTGGAATGCCTTGGTTAGATGGCTTAACTGCTGTCATTGTTGCTCTTTTGATTTTAAAAACAGCAATTGAGATTTTTCGAGAAAGTGCTTTTTCTTTATCTGACGGATTTAATGAAGAGAAACTAGAGGAATACAAACAAGCGGTTCTTTCAATCAATGGTGTTGAGAGTGTTCGAACAATTAAAGCACGAAATTATGGTGCAAATACTTTTGTGGATGTGGTCATTTGGACTGCTCCTGAAATGACGGTTAAACACAGTCATGAAATTACAGAAGAAGTTGAAGAAATGTTATTAGAAAATTTCAATGTTTTTGATACAAAAGTTCACGTTGAACCCAGTGATATTATCCTACCTGAATAA
- a CDS encoding ABC transporter permease subunit: MTLIKIEWRNGIKSLILWSAAVMVILGLFMAVFPTMQSSGMKDIVNTKLDAMPSELLKMFNLQGGTSLLEVTGYFAYVFQYLFLAAGIYAVLLGATALVKEETDGTIDFLYAQPLSRRDIVFYKQIANTLLLALFWLLTWLFSFGIIYVFKEKGSNWSTIFSQINRVFLNEGLVLLLLLAIGFCFLPILKSSKQTTGVALGFVFGTYILGVLSEINSKVEWLKDVSPLHYAVPSTTLNENMKGIHLLICVIGIIAFSGLSYFFYEKKDFKG; encoded by the coding sequence ATGACCTTAATTAAAATTGAATGGCGTAATGGAATAAAGAGCTTAATCTTATGGTCAGCTGCGGTGATGGTGATTTTAGGACTATTTATGGCAGTCTTTCCAACTATGCAAAGTTCTGGGATGAAGGATATTGTCAATACGAAGTTAGACGCGATGCCTAGTGAACTTTTGAAGATGTTTAATTTACAAGGTGGAACAAGTTTATTAGAAGTGACAGGTTACTTTGCCTATGTTTTCCAATATCTCTTTTTGGCAGCAGGAATATATGCAGTTCTATTAGGGGCAACTGCGTTAGTCAAAGAAGAAACAGATGGCACGATTGATTTTTTATACGCACAACCTCTCTCGAGAAGAGACATCGTTTTTTATAAGCAAATTGCAAATACGTTGTTGTTGGCATTATTTTGGCTGCTTACCTGGCTTTTTTCATTTGGAATCATTTATGTTTTTAAAGAAAAAGGATCCAATTGGTCAACGATTTTTTCACAAATCAATCGCGTTTTTTTAAATGAAGGCCTAGTGTTGCTTCTTTTATTAGCAATTGGTTTCTGTTTTTTACCAATCTTAAAGTCTAGTAAACAAACAACTGGAGTGGCTTTAGGATTTGTTTTTGGTACCTATATCTTAGGGGTTCTTTCTGAAATTAATAGCAAAGTAGAGTGGCTGAAGGATGTATCGCCACTTCACTATGCCGTCCCCTCAACAACTTTAAATGAAAATATGAAGGGCATTCATCTGCTCATTTGTGTGATAGGGATTATTGCATTTAGTGGTTTAAGTTATTTCTTTTATGAAAAAAAAGATTTTAAAGGATAA
- a CDS encoding cation transporter yields the protein MAKTILKIKGMSCEHCVKTVTDCLSEQDGVEKVKVHLKKGEAKVIFDHLLQTSEKLSDIVTLAGYESSVLK from the coding sequence ATGGCAAAAACGATTTTAAAAATAAAGGGCATGTCCTGTGAGCATTGCGTAAAAACCGTTACAGATTGTTTATCTGAACAAGATGGTGTTGAAAAAGTAAAAGTTCATTTAAAAAAAGGCGAAGCTAAAGTAATTTTTGATCACTTATTGCAAACTTCTGAAAAATTAAGTGACATTGTTACTTTAGCAGGTTATGAGTCAAGTGTCCTTAAATAA
- a CDS encoding ABC transporter ATP-binding protein, with protein sequence MKAIEALGLTKMYHKKAAVDHIDLIVEEGEIYGFIGPNGAGKSTTIKTLLNFIYPTSGSASILGLDCVKESQSIKKQVSYVSSDVRFYPAMNAMQIMKYVADFHNLKNAKPIINHYFDYFEIDPKKKLGEMSLGNKKKVAVVSGLIANPRMMILDEPTNGLDPLMQHRLFEVLKEKNQKGMTLFLSSHDLTEVQRYCSKAAFIKEGKIISIEDITADRIAGKVVELVGNNLPKEKFIAIGAKLIQQSDRQLKFFYNGDMQILLPLLINSEIKDVLIKNQELEDKFMTMYEKGALQ encoded by the coding sequence ATGAAAGCGATTGAAGCACTGGGATTAACCAAAATGTATCATAAAAAAGCAGCAGTTGATCACATTGACTTAATTGTTGAAGAAGGGGAGATTTATGGTTTTATTGGCCCCAATGGAGCGGGGAAGTCGACAACAATTAAAACGCTATTGAACTTTATTTATCCAACAAGTGGTTCAGCTTCAATCTTAGGATTGGATTGCGTCAAAGAGTCACAATCCATTAAGAAACAAGTGAGTTATGTATCCAGTGACGTCCGCTTTTACCCAGCAATGAATGCCATGCAAATTATGAAATATGTCGCTGATTTTCACAATCTGAAAAATGCTAAACCCATTATTAACCATTATTTTGATTATTTTGAAATTGATCCAAAGAAAAAGTTAGGAGAGATGTCTCTTGGAAATAAAAAGAAAGTGGCGGTTGTTTCAGGATTAATCGCCAATCCTCGAATGATGATTTTGGATGAACCAACAAATGGTCTTGATCCCTTAATGCAGCATCGTTTATTTGAGGTACTAAAAGAAAAAAATCAAAAAGGAATGACCCTTTTTTTATCTAGTCATGATTTAACTGAAGTACAGCGTTATTGTTCGAAGGCTGCATTTATTAAAGAGGGGAAAATCATATCGATTGAAGACATTACAGCTGATCGAATAGCTGGAAAAGTGGTGGAGTTAGTTGGGAATAATTTGCCAAAAGAAAAATTCATTGCAATTGGAGCGAAGTTAATCCAGCAGTCTGATAGACAGTTGAAATTCTTTTACAACGGCGACATGCAAATACTTTTGCCATTATTGATAAATTCTGAAATTAAAGATGTTTTAATTAAAAATCAAGAACTGGAAGATAAATTTATGACAATGTACGAAAAGGGGGCATTGCAATGA
- a CDS encoding CopY/TcrY family copper transport repressor, whose amino-acid sequence MKQVEQPKISDAEWEVMRVAWSKKEVNSQEIVAVLKDKMDWKPATIKTLIGRLVKKGLLLTKAEGNRYIYFPSVSEADSMISATENLFAHVCSKKIGSTIGTLISEATLTFDDIALLEALIQKKKAEGVESIECNCIPGQCECQEH is encoded by the coding sequence GTGAAGCAAGTAGAGCAACCAAAAATCAGCGATGCTGAATGGGAAGTAATGCGTGTGGCATGGTCAAAAAAAGAAGTCAACAGCCAAGAAATTGTCGCCGTTTTAAAAGATAAAATGGATTGGAAACCAGCAACAATCAAAACGCTGATAGGAAGATTGGTGAAAAAAGGATTGCTGTTAACGAAAGCAGAAGGAAATCGTTATATTTATTTTCCAAGTGTCAGTGAAGCAGATAGCATGATTAGTGCAACAGAGAATTTGTTTGCGCATGTTTGTAGCAAAAAAATAGGGAGCACAATTGGAACGCTTATTTCAGAAGCAACCTTAACATTCGACGATATCGCACTGCTAGAAGCGCTAATTCAAAAAAAGAAAGCAGAAGGTGTGGAATCAATTGAATGCAATTGCATTCCAGGTCAATGCGAGTGTCAAGAACATTAA
- a CDS encoding SPJ_0845 family protein, with protein sequence MGLTHKTETSLDDLFSKFAVEPKEKKREEDDDEKEKDDKDKKEE encoded by the coding sequence ATGGGACTTACACATAAAACAGAAACAAGTTTAGATGATTTATTCAGCAAATTTGCCGTTGAACCTAAAGAAAAAAAACGTGAAGAAGATGATGACGAAAAAGAAAAAGACGACAAAGATAAAAAAGAAGAGTAA
- a CDS encoding nucleoside triphosphate pyrophosphohydrolase family protein — MDFNDYQKLANRTLYGNEQVLTNCALGLAGETGELIDSIKKYTFHGHDLNKEELVKEMGDVLWYLSQIAEWADIPFEEVAKQNIEKLQRRYPDGFSKEASLNREES; from the coding sequence ATGGATTTTAATGATTACCAAAAGCTTGCAAATCGTACATTATATGGAAACGAACAAGTTTTAACAAATTGTGCCTTAGGTTTAGCAGGGGAAACAGGGGAATTAATTGACTCGATTAAAAAATACACCTTTCACGGTCATGATTTAAATAAAGAAGAGCTGGTAAAAGAAATGGGAGATGTTTTGTGGTATCTTTCTCAAATAGCTGAATGGGCCGATATTCCTTTTGAAGAGGTTGCCAAACAAAATATTGAAAAATTGCAACGTCGATATCCAGATGGTTTTTCAAAAGAGGCTAGTTTAAATCGCGAAGAATCCTAA
- a CDS encoding ABC transporter substrate-binding protein/permease, with protein MIKKKLIPIIFLLTMLTSTLLISSTAQAEDTSLTDIKEKGTLVIGTSADYPPYEFHAKLDGKDQIVGMDIQIADKIAKDLGVKLEIRDLNYDGLLSALEAGKADMIIAGMNPTDERRQSVDFSDIYYQGGQFIIIRKEDKDKFKQRSDFEGTKLGVQKGTMQEDVTKNQIKNVKVTGLAKIPNLILDLKTKKIDGIVLEEPSALAYVSNDDSLAYIDGKFDLEENQQGSAIAFKKGSTSLVNAVNGSISEIKEQDKIPSYIKIAGKQLVEGQGGNEDGGKKSIFSFWEYFAKGTGYTVFIAFISVILGIIIGASLALMRLSQNKLIRIIATAYVEFVRGTPMMIQVMFIYFALGVIVNIPALLAGIIAVSLNSGAYICEIIRSGLNSVSKGQMEAARSLGLGKRDAMRYIIFPQALKNIWPALGNEFITVIKESSIVSIIGVGDLIYQTNVVTAVTYRAVAPLAITMVIYFILTYSLTKLLNYYEGKMNHD; from the coding sequence ATGATTAAAAAGAAATTAATTCCAATAATATTTTTACTGACAATGCTTACTAGCACGTTACTTATCAGTTCAACTGCACAAGCAGAAGATACCTCGTTAACCGATATCAAAGAAAAAGGAACATTGGTGATCGGAACAAGTGCAGATTACCCTCCCTACGAATTTCATGCAAAATTAGATGGAAAAGATCAAATAGTAGGCATGGATATTCAAATTGCAGATAAAATTGCCAAAGATTTAGGCGTTAAACTTGAAATTCGTGATTTAAACTATGATGGATTGCTTTCAGCTTTAGAAGCTGGCAAAGCGGATATGATTATTGCGGGGATGAACCCAACTGACGAAAGACGTCAAAGCGTTGATTTTTCGGATATTTACTATCAAGGTGGTCAATTTATTATTATTCGTAAAGAGGATAAGGATAAATTCAAACAAAGAAGTGATTTTGAAGGGACTAAATTAGGCGTTCAAAAAGGCACGATGCAAGAAGATGTAACCAAAAATCAAATTAAAAACGTTAAAGTAACAGGTTTAGCTAAGATCCCTAACTTGATCTTAGATTTAAAAACAAAAAAAATTGATGGAATTGTTTTAGAAGAACCAAGTGCGTTAGCATATGTTTCAAATGATGATAGTTTAGCTTATATCGACGGGAAATTTGATCTTGAGGAAAATCAACAGGGTTCAGCAATTGCCTTTAAAAAAGGTTCAACCAGTTTAGTAAATGCTGTAAATGGGTCGATTTCTGAAATCAAAGAACAGGATAAAATTCCTTCATACATTAAAATAGCTGGAAAACAACTTGTTGAAGGACAGGGTGGAAACGAAGACGGTGGGAAAAAATCTATTTTTTCTTTTTGGGAATATTTTGCCAAAGGAACAGGTTATACGGTTTTTATTGCCTTTATTAGTGTGATTTTAGGAATTATCATTGGTGCTTCATTAGCTTTAATGAGACTATCGCAAAATAAATTGATTCGCATTATTGCAACAGCATATGTCGAATTTGTTCGGGGTACCCCGATGATGATTCAAGTGATGTTTATCTACTTTGCTTTAGGAGTCATTGTAAATATACCCGCATTATTAGCAGGAATTATTGCAGTTTCATTAAACAGCGGCGCTTATATTTGTGAAATTATTCGTTCGGGTTTAAACTCTGTTTCAAAAGGCCAAATGGAAGCAGCAAGAAGTTTAGGATTAGGCAAAAGAGACGCGATGCGTTACATTATTTTCCCGCAAGCATTGAAAAATATTTGGCCTGCGTTAGGCAATGAATTTATTACAGTAATTAAGGAAAGTTCAATTGTATCCATTATTGGCGTTGGCGATTTGATTTATCAAACCAACGTTGTAACGGCTGTAACATACCGTGCTGTAGCACCATTAGCGATTACAATGGTGATTTACTTTATTTTAACTTATAGTTTAACTAAATTGCTAAACTACTATGAAGGGAAGATGAATCATGATTAA
- the pfkB gene encoding 1-phosphofructokinase yields the protein MIYTVTLNPSIDYIVHLKNIQLGELNRMDSDLKLPGGKGINVSRVLKQLDYPSTTLGFLGGFTGNFISEWLNKEGVMTDFTNVNDDTRINIKLKSVSETEVNGLGPAITTSEAEELLTKLQALTSDDVVILSGSKPPSLPHYYYQTMIDLITKSGAEFVIDTTGSDLMDALKHRPLLVKPNHHELADLFDVSFDSIEAMLPYGQKLLDMGAKHALISMAGDGALFFTGDHIYTSNVPVGTVKNSVGAGDSMIAGFIGTYQATKDPLLAFQMGVATGSATAFSDDLATKEAILALVDDVHVKQTK from the coding sequence ATGATTTATACAGTAACACTTAATCCATCCATCGATTACATCGTTCACTTAAAAAATATTCAGTTAGGTGAACTGAACCGAATGGACAGTGATTTAAAATTACCCGGTGGAAAAGGCATCAATGTTAGTCGTGTTTTAAAACAGTTAGACTATCCTTCTACGACGCTAGGATTTTTAGGCGGTTTTACAGGAAATTTTATTAGCGAATGGTTAAACAAAGAAGGCGTTATGACTGATTTTACAAATGTAAATGATGATACTCGTATTAATATTAAATTAAAATCCGTTTCAGAAACTGAAGTAAATGGTTTAGGTCCAGCAATCACAACTTCAGAAGCAGAAGAATTATTAACAAAATTGCAGGCTTTAACATCTGATGATGTTGTTATTTTATCAGGAAGCAAACCACCAAGTTTGCCTCATTATTATTATCAAACAATGATTGATTTGATTACTAAATCAGGCGCCGAATTTGTTATTGACACGACTGGTTCTGATTTAATGGATGCACTTAAGCATCGTCCACTACTAGTCAAACCAAATCATCATGAATTAGCCGATTTATTCGATGTTTCCTTTGATTCAATCGAAGCTATGTTGCCTTACGGACAAAAATTATTAGACATGGGCGCAAAACATGCGTTAATTTCAATGGCTGGTGATGGTGCTCTTTTCTTTACTGGTGATCACATTTACACAAGTAATGTCCCTGTTGGAACGGTTAAAAATTCAGTTGGTGCTGGTGACTCCATGATTGCAGGCTTCATCGGAACCTACCAAGCAACAAAAGACCCTCTTTTAGCTTTCCAAATGGGTGTTGCTACTGGAAGTGCAACGGCGTTTTCAGATGACTTAGCAACCAAAGAAGCAATTCTTGCTTTAGTTGATGATGTTCACGTTAAACAAACAAAATAA
- a CDS encoding aminotransferase: MNIAPFGVEEWLNEWEKEAVYDIAGSSIASLTLEELIGLDGSTIETFFQEQSKTTLNYGWIEGSPDFKKEVSQLYTTVSPEAVLQTNGATGANLLALYALVEAGDHVIALHPSYQQLYDIPKSLGATVDYWSIYESNQWLPRIEELKELIQPNTKLICLNNANNPTGTLLDESLLKEIVALARKVDAYILVDEVYQSLDPAQKIPSIVDLYEKGISTNSLSKTYSLPGLRVGWTASSNEIAALFRKYRDYTMICAGVLDDALAVHALKNKALILERNRTIVATNLAILNDWVQKEPRVSLILPKSVSTSFIKLDIPIDVEEFCLRLLKEKGVLLVPGNRFETPLHARLGFCAPTDTLVAGLRELSLFLKNFD; this comes from the coding sequence ATGAATATTGCGCCTTTTGGTGTAGAAGAATGGTTAAATGAGTGGGAAAAAGAAGCGGTTTATGATATTGCGGGAAGTTCCATCGCCTCGCTTACCTTAGAAGAATTAATTGGTCTTGATGGATCTACAATCGAAACTTTTTTCCAAGAACAGTCAAAAACAACGTTAAATTATGGGTGGATTGAAGGGTCCCCTGACTTTAAAAAAGAAGTTAGTCAGCTATATACCACCGTATCACCCGAAGCTGTTCTTCAAACAAATGGTGCTACTGGGGCTAATCTATTAGCTTTGTATGCACTGGTTGAAGCTGGTGACCATGTAATTGCACTACACCCAAGCTACCAACAATTATACGATATCCCAAAATCATTAGGTGCCACTGTTGACTATTGGTCCATCTATGAATCAAATCAATGGTTGCCAAGAATAGAAGAATTAAAAGAACTTATCCAACCAAACACAAAGCTTATTTGTCTAAACAATGCGAACAATCCAACTGGAACCTTATTAGATGAATCTCTTTTAAAAGAAATTGTAGCCTTAGCTAGGAAAGTCGACGCGTACATTCTCGTTGATGAGGTGTATCAATCCTTGGATCCTGCTCAAAAAATTCCTTCTATTGTTGATTTATATGAAAAAGGGATTTCTACTAACAGTTTATCAAAAACATATTCTTTACCCGGTCTAAGAGTTGGATGGACAGCTTCATCAAATGAAATTGCTGCTTTGTTTAGAAAATACCGAGATTATACGATGATTTGTGCTGGAGTTCTTGACGATGCTTTAGCAGTTCATGCCTTGAAAAATAAAGCGTTGATTTTAGAACGCAATCGAACTATTGTTGCAACAAATTTGGCTATTTTAAACGATTGGGTTCAAAAAGAACCTCGTGTATCTCTTATTTTACCTAAATCCGTTTCAACCTCATTTATAAAACTAGATATCCCAATCGATGTAGAAGAATTTTGTTTGCGTTTATTGAAAGAAAAAGGGGTCTTACTTGTTCCCGGCAATCGTTTTGAAACACCTCTTCATGCGCGTTTAGGTTTTTGCGCACCAACAGATACTTTAGTTGCTGGCTTAAGAGAGTTGTCATTATTTTTAAAAAACTTTGATTGA
- a CDS encoding PTS fructose transporter subunit IIABC yields the protein MKINDLLVKDVMIMDLKATTKEAAIDEMIQSLSEHGRINDPVVFKEGIMKREAQTSTGLGDGIAMPHAKNKAVNEATVLFAKSTTGVDYASLDGQPAFLFFMIAAPEGANDTHLQALAGLSRLLINPDFVASLKQATTPEEVQQLFAAAEKEHEDAEAKEEAARNEAPVQSDKPFVVAVTACPTGIAHTYMAEDALKKKAAEMGVDIRVETNGSEGVKNRLTDEEIARASGVIVAADKNVEMNRFDGKHVLERPVSDGIRKTEELITKAIHSEAPIFHASGEKSDASENEKSGSVWSKIYKDLMNGVSHMLPFVVGGGILMAISFLVENTMGDKSEAFLFLNSIGGNAFNFLIPILAGFIAMSIGDRPGLMPGMVGGLMAVNSGAGFLGGLAAGFIAGYIIVGLKKLFSKLPKTLEGIKPILLYPVIGLLLIGIVMYFIIDPIFGSINKAMLDFLENLGTGNAVLLGALLGGMMAFDMGGPFNKAAYTFSIGVFTDTGDGKLMAAVMAGGMVPPLAIALASTIFKNKFTADERKSGLTNYILGLSFITEGAIPFAAADPLRVIGSSVVGAVIAGGLTQFWGISIPAPHGGIFVITLANHALLFLFALAIGTVISAMILGVWRKPVIEK from the coding sequence ATGAAAATCAACGACTTATTAGTCAAAGATGTCATGATTATGGATTTAAAAGCAACCACAAAAGAAGCTGCAATTGATGAAATGATCCAAAGTTTAAGCGAACATGGGCGAATTAATGATCCTGTAGTCTTTAAAGAAGGCATTATGAAGCGTGAAGCGCAAACGTCCACTGGTCTTGGAGATGGCATCGCTATGCCACACGCAAAAAATAAAGCCGTAAATGAAGCAACGGTACTTTTTGCAAAAAGTACTACCGGAGTTGACTATGCCTCACTAGACGGACAACCGGCTTTCCTATTCTTTATGATCGCTGCTCCTGAAGGCGCAAATGATACTCACTTACAAGCACTTGCTGGTCTTTCACGTTTATTAATTAATCCTGATTTTGTCGCTTCTTTAAAACAAGCAACCACTCCAGAGGAAGTTCAACAACTCTTTGCTGCTGCTGAAAAAGAACATGAAGATGCTGAAGCTAAAGAAGAAGCTGCACGTAATGAAGCGCCTGTTCAAAGTGACAAGCCTTTCGTCGTAGCAGTAACTGCTTGTCCTACAGGAATTGCTCACACTTATATGGCAGAAGACGCATTAAAGAAAAAGGCAGCTGAAATGGGTGTTGACATTCGCGTTGAAACTAATGGCTCTGAAGGCGTTAAAAATCGCTTAACTGATGAAGAAATCGCACGTGCAAGTGGCGTTATTGTCGCTGCGGATAAAAATGTCGAAATGAATCGTTTTGATGGCAAGCATGTATTGGAGCGTCCTGTTAGCGATGGAATTCGTAAAACAGAAGAATTGATTACGAAAGCCATACACAGCGAAGCGCCAATTTTCCATGCAAGTGGTGAAAAATCTGATGCTTCAGAAAATGAAAAATCAGGTTCGGTTTGGAGCAAAATCTATAAAGACTTAATGAATGGTGTTTCTCACATGTTGCCATTCGTGGTTGGTGGCGGAATTCTAATGGCCATCTCCTTCTTAGTTGAAAATACAATGGGCGATAAAAGTGAAGCTTTCTTATTCTTAAATTCAATTGGTGGAAATGCTTTTAACTTCTTGATTCCAATCTTAGCCGGATTTATTGCTATGAGTATTGGGGATCGACCTGGATTAATGCCTGGTATGGTCGGTGGTTTAATGGCAGTCAATAGTGGCGCTGGTTTCCTAGGCGGTTTAGCAGCTGGTTTTATCGCAGGTTATATTATTGTTGGTTTGAAAAAATTATTCAGTAAATTGCCTAAAACGCTTGAAGGAATTAAACCCATTTTACTTTATCCAGTGATTGGTTTACTTTTAATCGGAATCGTAATGTACTTTATTATTGACCCAATTTTTGGTTCAATTAACAAAGCAATGCTTGATTTCTTAGAAAATTTAGGTACTGGTAACGCTGTTTTACTTGGTGCTTTACTTGGTGGTATGATGGCATTTGATATGGGTGGTCCCTTTAACAAAGCTGCCTATACCTTCTCAATCGGTGTCTTCACTGATACAGGAGATGGAAAATTAATGGCGGCTGTTATGGCTGGTGGGATGGTTCCTCCTCTTGCAATCGCTCTTGCTTCAACTATTTTCAAAAATAAATTTACTGCAGATGAAAGAAAATCTGGTTTAACCAATTATATTTTAGGGTTATCCTTTATCACAGAAGGTGCGATTCCATTTGCTGCTGCAGATCCATTACGTGTCATTGGTTCTTCTGTTGTCGGCGCTGTGATTGCCGGTGGATTAACGCAATTCTGGGGTATTAGCATTCCTGCTCCCCATGGTGGTATTTTCGTCATCACCTTAGCAAATCATGCCCTACTCTTCTTATTCGCTCTTGCAATAGGAACTGTCATTTCAGCAATGATTTTAGGGGTTTGGAGAAAACCTGTTATCGAAAAATAA